The following are from one region of the Hydrogenimonas sp. SS33 genome:
- the nspC gene encoding carboxynorspermidine decarboxylase has translation MLDLSVIPTPCYVCEEALLERNLKILDHVQKESGAKILLALKGFAMWSTFDLVGRYLAGTSASGLHEARLGREEMGKEVHTYSPAFKEEEIEEIARLSDHLVFNSPAQVRRFLKKAREANPAISCGIRVNPEFSSAPVDLYNPCAPYSRLGTTLENFDPEILEELDGLHFHALCEQNVDALEGVLAAFEEKFGDYIGQLEWVNFGGGHHITRKDYDVKRLIEVIRGFKARHGDITVYLEPGEAVGWQTGPLVASVLDIVHNGMDIAILDVSAEAHMPDTLAMPYRAEVRGAGKPGEKPYTYRLGGNTCLAGDIMGDYSFSEPLKIGDKIVFEDQIHYTMVKSTTFNGVPHPAIAIWTKDNVLKIVRTFGYEDFRNRLS, from the coding sequence ATGCTCGACCTTTCCGTCATTCCGACGCCCTGTTATGTCTGCGAAGAAGCGCTGTTGGAGCGCAATCTGAAAATTCTGGACCATGTTCAGAAAGAGAGTGGTGCGAAGATTCTGCTGGCGCTGAAGGGGTTTGCCATGTGGAGCACTTTCGACCTGGTGGGGCGCTACCTGGCCGGCACCAGCGCCAGCGGCCTGCACGAAGCGCGTCTTGGCCGGGAGGAGATGGGCAAGGAGGTGCATACCTATTCGCCCGCCTTCAAGGAAGAGGAGATCGAAGAGATCGCACGGCTGAGCGACCATCTGGTCTTCAACTCGCCGGCGCAGGTGAGGCGTTTTCTGAAAAAAGCGAGAGAGGCCAACCCCGCCATCTCCTGCGGGATTCGGGTCAACCCCGAATTCTCCTCGGCTCCGGTGGACCTCTACAATCCCTGTGCCCCCTACAGCCGGCTTGGTACCACACTGGAGAATTTCGACCCCGAGATTCTCGAAGAGCTGGACGGCTTGCACTTTCACGCCCTGTGCGAGCAGAATGTGGATGCGCTGGAGGGGGTGCTGGCGGCTTTCGAAGAGAAGTTCGGCGACTATATCGGCCAGTTGGAGTGGGTCAACTTCGGCGGCGGCCACCACATTACCCGCAAAGATTACGACGTAAAGCGCCTCATCGAAGTGATCCGCGGCTTCAAAGCTCGCCACGGCGATATAACGGTCTATCTGGAGCCCGGCGAAGCGGTGGGGTGGCAGACCGGGCCTCTGGTGGCGTCAGTGCTCGACATCGTCCACAACGGCATGGATATCGCCATTCTGGACGTGAGCGCCGAAGCCCATATGCCCGACACCCTCGCCATGCCTTACCGCGCGGAGGTACGCGGGGCGGGCAAACCCGGCGAAAAGCCCTACACCTACCGCCTCGGCGGCAACACCTGCCTCGCCGGCGACATCATGGGCGACTACAGCTTCAGCGAACCGCTGAAGATCGGGGACAAGATCGTTTTCGAAGACCAGATTCACTACACGATGGTCAAAAGCACCACCTTCAACGGCGTACCGCACCCCGCCATTGCCATCTGGACCAAGGACAATGTTCTGAAGATCGTCAGGACCTTCGGTTACGAGGATTTCAGGAACCGGCTGAGTTGA
- a CDS encoding IS481 family transposase: protein MLARRFGVSVQTVSKWRHRQETEDRSSRPHTIHYALSDLERELVRLVRTSTWMPLDDLVEALQSVMPHASRSTVSRTLRSLKISQVPQEERAKAKKFKEYVPGFVHMDVTYLPKIDGVKYYLFVAIDRATRLLYYKVYRSKSAASALDFLKECERFFPFTITHILTDNGMEFTDRFSQGRKDPTGNHRFDKLCRAFNIEHRLTKPFCPQTNGMVERANGLIKERTIKIQNYENLQQMIADLDKFLLYYLFSRRHGGLRKELKVKTPFEALHYWYNLEPELFKKSPEMFEADTLLWLEQRGGT, encoded by the coding sequence GTGTTGGCTCGACGCTTCGGTGTCAGTGTCCAGACCGTCAGTAAGTGGCGTCATCGCCAGGAGACGGAAGATCGCAGTAGCCGGCCCCATACGATTCATTATGCATTGAGTGATTTGGAGCGGGAGCTTGTGCGCCTTGTGCGGACCAGTACCTGGATGCCGCTGGACGATCTGGTAGAGGCCCTGCAGAGTGTCATGCCCCATGCCAGCCGCTCCACGGTTTCTCGGACCCTGAGATCCTTGAAGATCAGCCAGGTTCCCCAGGAAGAACGTGCCAAAGCAAAAAAGTTCAAAGAGTATGTTCCGGGCTTCGTGCATATGGATGTGACCTATCTTCCCAAGATCGATGGCGTCAAATACTACCTCTTTGTAGCCATCGACCGGGCGACACGGTTGCTCTATTACAAAGTCTATCGAAGCAAAAGTGCCGCCAGCGCCCTCGATTTTCTCAAAGAGTGTGAACGCTTCTTTCCATTTACCATCACCCATATTCTGACCGATAACGGGATGGAGTTTACGGATCGCTTCAGCCAGGGACGTAAGGACCCCACCGGCAATCATCGTTTCGACAAGCTCTGCAGGGCATTCAACATCGAACATCGCCTCACGAAACCCTTTTGCCCGCAAACCAACGGGATGGTCGAACGGGCCAACGGGCTCATTAAGGAGCGAACCATCAAAATACAGAACTATGAGAATCTGCAGCAGATGATTGCCGATTTGGACAAGTTCCTGCTCTATTATCTCTTCAGCAGACGCCATGGAGGTCTCAGAAAAGAACTGAAAGTCAAAACACCCTTTGAAGCACTACACTATTGGTATAATCTGGAACCTGAACTATTCAAAAAATCCCCTGAGATGTTCGAAGCCGACACATTGCTCTGGCTTGAACAACGTGGTGGAACTTGA
- a CDS encoding DUF2130 domain-containing protein, whose product MSTSTTIQCPNCGTLIDIDAIFYKQVEAKFKEQQIAERRKLQKELEEKRQEYKAHLDALRAREAQFKEEKERFDEELRRATREQLRKERAKLTEELKGQLAKEQAEAMALMQKELEEKSKQNQELSAAKIEIERLKREKEELALKAKAEAEAELNKRLAEEKAKVQKALDEMAAKKLKEIEEAQALKLKEKDEQLEQLKRSLEDAKRKAEQGSMQVQGEALELAIEGWLRSQFPFDNVEEVKKGAFGADCIQTVHTRDAQNCGVICYESKNTKAWSYAWIGKLKQDMLKAGADIGVLVSAVYPPGMERMGWVDGIWVCSLEEFKGSAALLRESLIRVHQAMQREENKADKMSLLYNYLTGNEFQMQLRAIVDGFMQMQSELDKEKRSLMAAWKRRQKLIDSVLANTTEMYGALQGIAGGNALPTIDVLELPEEPEDEEAE is encoded by the coding sequence ATGTCCACATCGACCACCATCCAGTGCCCCAACTGCGGCACACTCATCGATATCGACGCCATCTTCTACAAGCAGGTAGAAGCCAAGTTCAAAGAGCAGCAGATCGCCGAGCGGCGGAAGCTGCAGAAGGAGCTGGAGGAGAAGCGTCAGGAGTACAAGGCCCATCTCGACGCACTGCGGGCCAGAGAGGCACAGTTCAAAGAGGAGAAAGAGCGCTTCGACGAGGAGCTGCGCCGGGCGACTAGGGAACAGCTGCGCAAAGAGCGGGCGAAGTTGACCGAGGAGCTCAAGGGCCAGCTGGCCAAAGAGCAGGCCGAAGCGATGGCCCTGATGCAAAAAGAGCTGGAGGAGAAATCGAAGCAGAACCAGGAGCTCTCCGCGGCCAAGATCGAGATCGAACGGCTCAAGCGCGAAAAAGAGGAGCTGGCCCTCAAGGCCAAGGCCGAAGCCGAAGCGGAGCTCAACAAGCGCCTCGCCGAAGAGAAGGCCAAGGTGCAAAAGGCCCTCGACGAGATGGCGGCGAAGAAGCTCAAGGAGATCGAAGAGGCCCAGGCCCTCAAGCTCAAAGAAAAAGACGAACAGCTCGAACAGCTCAAGCGCTCCCTCGAAGACGCCAAGCGCAAGGCGGAGCAGGGGAGCATGCAGGTGCAGGGAGAAGCGCTGGAGCTGGCCATCGAGGGGTGGCTGCGTAGTCAGTTTCCTTTCGATAACGTCGAGGAGGTCAAAAAGGGGGCCTTCGGTGCCGACTGCATTCAGACCGTGCATACCCGCGACGCCCAGAACTGCGGCGTGATCTGCTACGAATCCAAGAACACCAAAGCCTGGAGCTACGCCTGGATCGGCAAGCTCAAGCAGGATATGCTCAAGGCCGGGGCCGATATCGGGGTGCTGGTGAGCGCGGTCTATCCTCCGGGCATGGAGCGGATGGGATGGGTGGATGGCATCTGGGTCTGCTCCCTTGAAGAGTTCAAAGGCTCGGCGGCTTTGCTGCGCGAAAGCCTGATCCGCGTCCACCAAGCGATGCAGCGGGAGGAGAACAAGGCCGACAAGATGAGCCTGCTCTACAACTACCTCACCGGCAACGAGTTTCAGATGCAGCTGCGGGCCATCGTCGATGGCTTCATGCAGATGCAGAGCGAGCTCGACAAAGAGAAACGCTCCCTCATGGCCGCCTGGAAACGCCGCCAGAAGCTCATCGACAGTGTCCTGGCCAACACCACAGAGATGTATGGAGCCCTCCAGGGCATCGCCGGGGGGAACGCCCTGCCGACGATCGACGTGCTTGAGCTGCCGGAGGAGCCGGAAGATGAAGAGGCCGAATAA
- a CDS encoding reverse transcriptase domain-containing protein, which translates to MNELEIFYNENKKLFEWSLHLIRHDKYQHKQITKKSGDKRNLNIPPIQVKITQKKLCSLLNSIYIPSKSVHGFIKSNNNDHRTIYSNAKVHIKKRVVINIDISNFFDSINFGRVRGMFLKSPFNLNKKLATKFAQLTTYNNSLPQGAPTSPVISNIICRKMDHELIRFARQNKLIYTRYADDLTFSTNKEIDETTIINSLEDIIISNGFAINSNKTRVQYSNQSQIVTGLKVNRKVNVSRKYIRTIRSMLYSWLNKGLENAAEEHFTLHCKQPEKYKKSKEESFKNSLLGKINFLSQIRGKDDAIYLKYLYTYYLIDSNFILNKKLDFFEKFELYNITQERANILFNHIYDSILIFTEGITDIIYIKEALKFFQNKSQFLNLKLRFAYFGGYADLIKIHRALYDDSIKKTGKLQDIDIANIRHCLLPYVRNDSKFCFVLDADDPGIINYFKKLKTYNHFLIDIENQGYIEKLVEFEKIKTIIKKYGYKIDINRTGLKKDTKKKLEEYLQKSKYQKYKNISAVSNYIAYGQKILEKTFLAKQISKTNNVDYSKFENLFKFLEKLQFNYIHPKKLCCNSIY; encoded by the coding sequence ATGAATGAGTTAGAAATATTTTATAATGAAAATAAAAAACTTTTTGAATGGTCTTTACATTTAATTCGTCATGATAAATACCAACATAAACAAATTACAAAAAAGAGTGGAGACAAAAGAAACCTTAATATTCCACCAATCCAAGTAAAAATTACTCAAAAAAAACTTTGTAGTCTTTTAAATTCTATATATATCCCTTCTAAATCTGTTCACGGTTTTATAAAATCCAACAATAATGATCATCGAACAATATATTCGAATGCAAAAGTGCACATAAAAAAAAGAGTTGTTATCAATATAGATATATCAAATTTCTTTGATAGTATCAATTTTGGAAGAGTTAGGGGGATGTTTTTAAAAAGTCCATTTAATCTAAATAAGAAACTAGCAACAAAATTTGCTCAACTAACAACTTATAATAATTCATTACCACAAGGTGCACCAACTTCGCCAGTCATATCAAATATAATATGTCGAAAAATGGATCATGAACTTATAAGATTTGCTAGACAAAATAAATTAATTTACACTCGTTATGCAGACGATTTAACATTTTCGACAAATAAGGAAATTGATGAAACAACAATTATTAATTCTCTTGAAGATATTATTATATCAAACGGTTTTGCAATCAACTCTAATAAAACGCGTGTGCAATATTCAAATCAATCACAAATAGTAACTGGTTTAAAAGTTAATCGAAAGGTAAATGTTTCAAGAAAATATATTAGAACAATTAGAAGCATGTTGTATAGTTGGCTTAATAAAGGATTAGAAAATGCAGCTGAAGAGCATTTTACTTTGCATTGCAAACAACCCGAAAAATACAAAAAAAGCAAAGAAGAGAGTTTCAAAAATAGTTTATTGGGAAAAATTAATTTTTTAAGCCAAATAAGAGGAAAAGATGATGCTATTTATTTAAAATATTTATATACTTATTATTTAATAGATAGTAATTTTATACTAAATAAAAAGCTAGACTTTTTTGAAAAATTTGAATTGTATAATATTACACAAGAAAGAGCTAACATTCTTTTTAACCATATATATGATTCTATATTAATTTTTACCGAGGGTATTACGGATATTATATATATAAAAGAAGCTTTAAAATTTTTTCAAAATAAAAGTCAATTTCTAAACTTAAAATTAAGGTTTGCTTATTTCGGTGGCTACGCTGATCTGATTAAAATTCACAGAGCATTATATGACGATTCCATTAAAAAGACAGGAAAATTACAAGATATAGATATTGCAAACATTAGGCACTGTTTATTACCATATGTTAGGAATGATAGTAAATTTTGTTTTGTATTAGATGCAGATGATCCCGGTATAATTAATTACTTTAAAAAACTTAAAACATATAATCATTTTTTGATTGATATTGAAAATCAAGGATATATAGAAAAACTTGTAGAATTTGAAAAAATTAAAACTATTATAAAAAAATATGGATATAAAATTGATATAAATAGAACAGGACTTAAAAAAGACACCAAAAAGAAACTTGAGGAATATTTACAAAAAAGTAAATATCAAAAGTACAAGAATATTTCTGCAGTTTCAAACTATATTGCCTATGGTCAAAAAATACTGGAGAAAACATTTCTTGCAAAACAAATTTCAAAAACTAATAATGTAGATTATAGTAAATTTGAAAATTTATTTAAATTTTTAGAGAAATTGCAATTTAATTATATACACCCAAAAAAATTATGCTGTAATTCCATATATTAA
- a CDS encoding SPFH domain-containing protein — translation MGFFDWLGGQFIDVIEWVDSSNDTMVWRFPRQGHEIKYGAKLIVRESQKAVFVNEGEIADILGPGTYELETKNLPILTDLQHWDHGFNSPFKAEVYFISTKRFTDLKWGTQNPIMVRDPEFTMVRLRAFGTYEIRIEDPAKFLKEIVGTDGHFTTDEIDDQLDNLIVSKLAVVLGQDDTPALDLAANYERFGEYITQSIAPYFKEYGLELTKILVENISLPPEVEKALDTRSSKAIAGDLDEHMKYQAAQSLEKGGAMSEAAGMGMGFAMAQQMAESFRGHGTKGATPPPPPPAAFWYVAKNGQSSGPFDETTLRKMVASGELKPADYLWKEGFSGWEPAKKALPDLFGATPPPPPPPGA, via the coding sequence ATGGGGTTTTTCGACTGGCTGGGCGGACAGTTCATCGACGTCATCGAGTGGGTCGACTCCAGCAATGACACGATGGTCTGGCGTTTTCCGCGCCAGGGGCACGAAATCAAATACGGTGCCAAACTGATCGTCCGGGAATCCCAGAAAGCAGTCTTCGTCAACGAAGGGGAGATCGCCGACATTCTGGGGCCGGGCACCTACGAGCTGGAGACGAAGAACCTCCCTATCCTGACTGACCTGCAGCACTGGGACCACGGCTTCAACTCCCCCTTCAAGGCGGAGGTCTACTTCATCAGCACCAAGCGCTTCACCGACCTCAAATGGGGGACCCAAAACCCCATCATGGTCCGCGATCCGGAGTTTACCATGGTGCGGCTGCGGGCTTTCGGCACCTACGAAATCCGCATCGAAGACCCGGCCAAATTCCTCAAAGAGATCGTCGGCACCGACGGCCACTTCACCACCGACGAGATCGACGACCAGCTGGACAACCTCATCGTCTCCAAGCTGGCGGTGGTCCTGGGGCAGGACGACACGCCCGCGCTTGACCTGGCGGCCAACTACGAGCGCTTCGGGGAGTACATCACCCAAAGCATCGCTCCCTACTTCAAAGAGTATGGGCTGGAACTGACCAAAATACTGGTCGAAAACATCTCTCTGCCGCCGGAGGTGGAGAAGGCCCTCGACACCCGCTCTTCCAAGGCGATCGCCGGCGATCTGGACGAACATATGAAATACCAGGCCGCCCAGTCTCTGGAAAAGGGGGGTGCCATGAGTGAAGCGGCGGGCATGGGCATGGGGTTTGCCATGGCACAGCAGATGGCCGAAAGTTTCAGGGGGCACGGCACAAAGGGCGCCACACCCCCTCCCCCGCCCCCGGCAGCGTTCTGGTATGTGGCGAAAAACGGCCAAAGCAGCGGCCCTTTCGACGAAACCACCCTGCGAAAAATGGTAGCCTCCGGCGAACTCAAACCCGCCGACTACCTCTGGAAAGAGGGCTTTTCCGGGTGGGAGCCGGCCAAAAAGGCGCTTCCGGACCTTTTCGGCGCCACTCCGCCGCCACCCCCGCCTCCGGGAGCGTAA
- a CDS encoding toxic anion resistance protein, whose protein sequence is MNKTNQEAVVPEAAGMESVTVPEALKKSVEKSIEAKSETPSPIQPDEEEKIQKAMAEIDFHDHSSVIRFGSTAQEKLDEISNRMIDGVKNKDTGAAGESLNKMVAAIRGFDIDSLNPNKKLSWWQKLLGKAEPLATFLQRYEEVRDQLDVIATDLEKHKAQLTSDVIALDKLYDANLEYFRQLELYIEAGERKLKELEEKIIPEYEKKAESGEMMDVQNLRELRNFRDDLERRVHDLRLSRQVAMQALPSIRLIQENDKSLINKISSTLVNTVPLWRNQLAQTVTIFRSHAAAGAIKQAGDLTNELLERNAEGLREANREVREQMERGVYDIESIKKANQTLIATLNDSLEIAEKGKEARQKALGELQKSEAALKEALLKVKSAREGIGTASETGQTPAKEG, encoded by the coding sequence ATGAACAAAACCAATCAGGAAGCCGTCGTCCCGGAGGCGGCGGGTATGGAGAGCGTCACCGTCCCGGAGGCGCTTAAAAAGAGTGTCGAAAAGAGTATCGAAGCAAAGAGTGAAACCCCCTCCCCCATCCAGCCCGATGAGGAGGAGAAGATCCAAAAAGCGATGGCGGAGATCGATTTTCACGACCACAGCTCCGTCATCCGTTTCGGCTCGACGGCCCAGGAGAAGCTCGACGAAATCTCCAACCGGATGATCGACGGCGTCAAAAACAAAGATACCGGCGCCGCGGGAGAGAGCCTCAACAAAATGGTCGCGGCGATTCGCGGCTTCGATATCGACTCCCTCAACCCCAACAAAAAGCTGAGCTGGTGGCAGAAGCTGCTGGGCAAAGCCGAACCCCTGGCGACCTTCCTGCAGCGCTACGAAGAGGTGCGGGACCAGCTGGATGTCATCGCCACCGACCTGGAAAAGCACAAAGCCCAGCTCACCTCCGATGTCATCGCCCTGGACAAACTCTACGACGCCAACCTGGAGTATTTCCGGCAGCTGGAACTCTACATCGAAGCGGGAGAGCGGAAACTCAAGGAGCTTGAGGAGAAGATCATCCCCGAGTATGAGAAGAAGGCCGAAAGCGGGGAGATGATGGATGTCCAGAACCTGCGGGAGCTGCGCAACTTCCGCGACGACCTGGAGCGCCGCGTGCATGACCTGCGCCTTTCGCGCCAGGTGGCGATGCAGGCGCTGCCGAGTATCCGCCTCATTCAGGAGAACGACAAATCCCTCATCAACAAGATCAGCTCGACGCTGGTCAACACCGTGCCGCTTTGGCGCAACCAGCTGGCGCAGACCGTGACCATCTTCCGCAGCCACGCCGCCGCCGGGGCGATCAAACAGGCGGGCGACCTGACCAACGAACTGCTTGAACGCAACGCCGAAGGGCTCAGGGAAGCCAACCGGGAGGTGCGCGAACAGATGGAACGGGGCGTCTACGACATCGAAAGCATCAAAAAGGCCAACCAAACCCTCATCGCCACCCTCAACGACTCCCTCGAAATCGCCGAAAAGGGAAAAGAGGCCCGCCAAAAGGCGCTGGGCGAACTGCAAAAGAGCGAAGCGGCCCTCAAGGAGGCGCTGCTGAAAGTCAAGAGCGCCAGAGAGGGCATCGGCACGGCTTCCGAAACGGGCCAAACACCCGCGAAGGAGGGGTAA
- a CDS encoding 5-bromo-4-chloroindolyl phosphate hydrolysis family protein: MAVKKISGDLAQTGRRLKRRMGALLLYFFLFPLALSVLVSLFGGHYRLFLLKLGGFGLLFAAAALTSRGIAAQIDYEEATVCKAPKIPYKTVGAVLLGTAVFYLGWAVGHAPWWKALFVAGLGGAGALLYYGPDPRVDKVPQMKDVNPDLFLKSMEEASETLESIENLNQKIHDERLHRGIATAVKKARKVLDTIAEDPKDLRTARKFLAVYIEGVEQVCEKYLAVDESRIDEETNERLYTLLKEVQRRFDRELERLRANDRFDLDVQIDALREQIKD, translated from the coding sequence ATGGCGGTGAAAAAGATCTCCGGCGACCTGGCCCAGACCGGCCGGCGGCTCAAACGCCGGATGGGCGCGCTGCTGCTCTATTTTTTCCTTTTTCCCCTGGCCCTTTCGGTGCTCGTCTCCCTTTTCGGCGGCCACTACCGGCTCTTTCTGCTCAAACTGGGGGGCTTCGGCCTGCTTTTTGCCGCCGCCGCGCTGACGAGCAGGGGCATCGCCGCCCAGATCGACTACGAAGAGGCCACCGTATGCAAAGCCCCAAAAATCCCCTACAAGACCGTCGGCGCGGTGCTGCTTGGCACCGCCGTCTTCTACCTGGGGTGGGCCGTGGGCCACGCGCCCTGGTGGAAAGCCCTCTTCGTCGCAGGGCTGGGAGGCGCCGGTGCACTGCTCTACTACGGCCCGGACCCCCGCGTCGACAAAGTGCCCCAAATGAAAGACGTCAATCCGGACCTCTTCCTCAAAAGCATGGAAGAGGCGTCCGAAACACTGGAGAGCATCGAGAACCTCAACCAAAAGATCCACGACGAGCGCCTCCACCGAGGCATCGCGACAGCGGTGAAAAAGGCACGCAAAGTGCTCGACACCATCGCCGAGGACCCCAAGGACCTCCGCACGGCAAGGAAATTCCTCGCCGTCTACATCGAGGGTGTAGAGCAGGTCTGCGAAAAGTACCTCGCGGTCGACGAAAGCCGGATCGACGAAGAGACCAACGAACGGCTCTACACGCTTCTAAAGGAGGTGCAGCGGCGCTTCGACAGGGAGTTGGAACGGCTCCGCGCCAACGACCGTTTCGACCTGGATGTGCAGATCGATGCCCTGCGGGAACAGATCAAAGATTAA
- a CDS encoding saccharopine dehydrogenase family protein, with protein sequence MSRILIIGAGGVGRVVAHKCAQNSDVFEHITLASRTLEKCVQIKEEIERMQGVSIDVAQVDADRVEELMQLIKEVRPAMVINVALPYQDLTIMDACLLTGVHYLDTANYEHPDTARFEYKEQWAKDADFKEKGLMALLGSGFDPGVTNVFCAYALKHYFDEIETIDILDCNAGDHGYPFATNFNPEINIREVNSKGRYWENGEWKETEPMEVKMVWDYPEIGPKDSYLLYHEEEESLVKHIPGLKRIRFWMTFGESYLTHLKVLDNIGLTRIDPIEVDGCKVVPLHVVKALLPDPATLGPRTKGKTNIGVVCEGTKNGERRKIYIYNICDHQEAYKEVCAQCVSYTTGVPAMIGAKLMCEGKWMRPGTVNMEEMDPDPFMEELGRQGLPWHIIEMKPGETREVGE encoded by the coding sequence ATGAGCAGAATACTCATCATCGGCGCCGGCGGTGTCGGCCGTGTCGTTGCCCATAAATGTGCCCAGAACAGCGATGTTTTCGAACATATCACCCTTGCAAGCCGCACGCTGGAGAAGTGCGTGCAGATCAAGGAGGAGATCGAGCGGATGCAGGGCGTCTCCATCGACGTCGCCCAGGTCGATGCGGACCGCGTGGAAGAGCTGATGCAGCTCATCAAAGAGGTGCGTCCGGCCATGGTCATCAACGTCGCCCTCCCCTACCAGGACCTCACTATCATGGACGCCTGCCTCCTCACCGGCGTCCACTACCTCGACACGGCCAACTACGAACACCCCGACACGGCCAGATTCGAGTACAAAGAGCAGTGGGCCAAAGATGCCGACTTCAAGGAAAAAGGGCTCATGGCCCTGCTGGGAAGCGGCTTCGACCCGGGTGTCACCAACGTCTTTTGCGCCTACGCCCTCAAACACTACTTCGACGAGATCGAAACCATCGACATCCTCGACTGCAACGCCGGCGACCACGGCTACCCCTTCGCCACCAACTTCAACCCCGAAATCAACATCCGGGAGGTCAACTCCAAGGGGCGCTACTGGGAAAACGGCGAATGGAAAGAGACCGAGCCGATGGAAGTCAAAATGGTCTGGGACTACCCCGAAATCGGCCCGAAGGACAGTTACCTCCTCTACCATGAAGAGGAGGAGTCGCTGGTCAAACATATCCCCGGCCTCAAGCGCATCCGCTTCTGGATGACGTTCGGTGAAAGCTACCTGACCCACCTCAAAGTCCTCGACAACATCGGCCTCACACGCATCGACCCCATCGAAGTGGACGGCTGCAAGGTGGTGCCGCTGCATGTCGTCAAGGCGCTGCTGCCCGACCCGGCGACCTTGGGCCCCCGCACCAAAGGCAAGACCAACATCGGCGTCGTCTGCGAGGGAACCAAGAACGGAGAACGCAGAAAGATCTACATCTACAACATTTGCGACCACCAGGAGGCCTACAAAGAGGTCTGCGCCCAATGCGTCAGCTACACCACCGGCGTACCGGCGATGATCGGCGCCAAACTGATGTGCGAAGGCAAATGGATGCGCCCCGGTACCGTCAATATGGAAGAGATGGACCCCGACCCCTTCATGGAAGAGCTGGGCCGCCAGGGGCTTCCCTGGCATATCATCGAAATGAAGCCGGGCGAGACCCGGGAAGTCGGCGAGTAA
- a CDS encoding acyl-CoA thioesterase: METTRRFVQKFRVPEEAIDSNGHVNNVVYLQWFADAAAEHARQNGWGEEACRRRGTMWVARKHCIEYLHPAFENDALVLTTWIERVERVKAIRKYTLEKEDGTPVSRGESEWVYLDAKRLRPIRIPDGMRHLFLGEEV; the protein is encoded by the coding sequence ATGGAAACAACGCGCCGATTTGTCCAAAAATTCCGGGTTCCGGAAGAGGCCATCGACAGCAACGGCCACGTCAACAATGTGGTTTACCTGCAGTGGTTCGCCGATGCGGCGGCCGAACATGCCCGGCAAAACGGCTGGGGGGAAGAGGCGTGCCGCCGGCGGGGGACCATGTGGGTGGCACGAAAACACTGCATCGAATATCTCCATCCCGCTTTTGAAAACGACGCCCTCGTTTTGACGACCTGGATAGAACGGGTGGAGCGCGTGAAGGCGATTCGCAAATATACGTTGGAAAAAGAGGACGGCACGCCGGTGAGCCGCGGGGAGTCGGAGTGGGTCTACCTCGACGCGAAACGTCTGCGCCCCATACGGATTCCCGACGGGATGCGCCATCTTTTTCTGGGGGAAGAGGTATGA